DNA sequence from the Ruminococcus albus 7 = DSM 20455 genome:
TCGTTACCGAATCTGGTATTGATCTCACTGAATCCGAGTATATTGAACATCATGAAGTAGCAAGGCTTCTGCTCGCTTACGTCAGCACTTTCCATATCCATAGCGAAGGATACACGGTTGTTTGCATTTGTAAGCACGTCCTTGAACATCGCGGTGTTCAGTGACTGTCTTGTCTGAGAGTTCTTTGCGATGGTAGATACCAGTTTCTGGTTGATCTTTTCCTGTCTCTTATTGATGAAGAAGAATACTACTGTCAGGATGAGGAGGATGAAACCGAATATGATAAGGTACATTCTCATGCCGTTTGTCAGAGCGTAAACGTCATCTGTGGGAGCGTTAACGAGGAACAGCCACTGATAATCGCCCATAAAAACGTAAGAAGAAACATACTCCTTGCCGTTTACCTTGTACTCGATCTTACCTTCATATTCGCCTTCATTGTCGTTGCCTCTGCTGCCTTTAAACTTTTCACAAAGCTCTTTCAGTTCAGGTATATCTACCTCGGCGTTAACCTTCTCCTTATCAGCTGTGAACAGATACGTAGCGTTTTCTGTATCGAGCATATAGTAGGTCGCATTTCTGAGGTCGGATCTGTCAAACTTAGCCTTTACCTTTGGATCGTTAAGGTTCTTGTTTGCACCTGAGATTTTATCCAGAGTGTTTATCAGACCGTCAGTCTTGATACCCATACCAACCATACCGATAGCCTTACCGTTCTTGTTGTATATAGCCCTGCACATCGAGATTATCTGAGTACCGGTCGAGCGCGATGCGATTATACCGTTATTAACAACGCCCTTTTTTGAAAGAAGTTTTTGGTGGAGCTGTTCAAGTTCATTGGGATCTTCTTCGAGCTGCATACCTATCGACTCTTCCGAACTGTTGTGTGTAAGTATGTGAGTATCCCATGTACCTATCCACACACTCTCTGCTGTAGGTATATCACCTGCAAACAGACCTGTGTAAGCCTGTGCCAACCCAGTGAGTTCCTCAACAGTAGCATCCTTAACGCCTGCAGGCAGATCATCATCACTGAGGTGATTATCGCGGTTATAGATCTTGTTGAGCAGGTCAGTCACCTGTCTTGCCTTTGAAAAGTCAGTCAGCTGATGCTCAGACATTTCAACGTAGTTCTTTATAACCTGCGAACGCTCTGTTGTTGTCATCTCCATGTGAGCATCCGAACTATCCCTCGTCCTGTTACTTACGGTATTCGTAGTGAAGAGAGATATGCCGAGCATTACTATCAGCTGTATGATAAGCACCAGGTTCAATGATATCTTGAATTTTTTCTTTTCCTTCTTCTTAGCTTTTGCCATATTCTAACTACCCTTTCTCTTCTCGGGTACATACAGCCCCGATTAATAATAAGTCTTTATATTATCCGGAATGCTTACTAACCAAACAGACCGAACAGACCTTTCTTCTTTTTGACGTTGAGCTCTTCAAGGAATTCCTCATCTTCTTCATCGTCATTCTCCGCTACGCTCATCAGCTTGCTGACACGGTTCTTCAACAGATCATTCTTTGATGAACCGCCTCCGCCGCCCTCATAATACGACGAAGTCACAGAAGTCAACGGTGATGAGGGTACCGGTGCTTCCGAACCGTAGGGCATTGATTGTACCGGTGTTCCGCCGTACTGCATGGACACATATCCCGACTGCACAGGTGCGGCTGCAGGCATACCGTTCGGCATACCGCTGAAAGCCGAATTGTTCACATAGCCGCCTGTCATTTCGGACAGCGGGATCATTCTGTCAGGCATTACGATACATCCCATGGAATTTTCAGGATTCATGGATACTATGTAATTCAGGCAGCCCGAGCAAGGG
Encoded proteins:
- a CDS encoding sensor domain-containing diguanylate cyclase; the protein is MAKAKKKEKKKFKISLNLVLIIQLIVMLGISLFTTNTVSNRTRDSSDAHMEMTTTERSQVIKNYVEMSEHQLTDFSKARQVTDLLNKIYNRDNHLSDDDLPAGVKDATVEELTGLAQAYTGLFAGDIPTAESVWIGTWDTHILTHNSSEESIGMQLEEDPNELEQLHQKLLSKKGVVNNGIIASRSTGTQIISMCRAIYNKNGKAIGMVGMGIKTDGLINTLDKISGANKNLNDPKVKAKFDRSDLRNATYYMLDTENATYLFTADKEKVNAEVDIPELKELCEKFKGSRGNDNEGEYEGKIEYKVNGKEYVSSYVFMGDYQWLFLVNAPTDDVYALTNGMRMYLIIFGFILLILTVVFFFINKRQEKINQKLVSTIAKNSQTRQSLNTAMFKDVLTNANNRVSFAMDMESADVSEQKPCYFMMFNILGFSEINTRFGNDAGDQLLVRTVDTLKDIFPGRAIYRTGSDEFVVMIPSEGGQPAPDQIMNDVNTAFRQLMVPEKIDNLGAIYPKYKIAVIRRSGPADTSVVAALKDMTNRKGEATYGMIDYREM